The Vicia villosa cultivar HV-30 ecotype Madison, WI linkage group LG1, Vvil1.0, whole genome shotgun sequence genome includes a region encoding these proteins:
- the LOC131648962 gene encoding uncharacterized protein LOC131648962, which translates to MDEVCTQWKRLKLDDDDDGGVMKDEQLRKIAYLEITDLKPPSQPLKTKGAPKKGNGNCGFRVVSALLSEGEGDHTLVRHQLIQYWRGHKESYTCLYEKKETFDTVYESLVPCISGPTPENKWMCFYEMENFIENVYDRVCGDLTSYSFSKTFFRFHTAPPKNPNDRIMCVGWISNLRHFVQVYLKPKFPIPLTSQKWTTNSTTKVETWPNHFCGKDARVHQAERN; encoded by the exons ATGGATGAAGTTTGCACTCAATGGAAAAGGCTcaaacttgatgatgatgatgatggtggtgtAATGAAAGACG AGCAATTGCGGAAGATTGCTTATCTGGAAATCACAGATTTGAAACCACCATCTCAACCGCTAAAAACAAAAGGTGCTCCTAAGAAG GGTAACGGTAACTGCGGTTTTCGAGTTGTTTCTGCTTTACTCAGTGAAGGAGAAGGGGATCACACACTTGTTCGCCATCAACTTATCCAATATTGGAGGGGCCATAAAGAATCATACACTTGCCTATATGAGAAAAAAGAAACTTTTGATACAGTTTATGAATCTCTTGTTCCTTGCATTAGTGGACCGACACCGGAGAATAAATGGATGTGCTTCTATGAAATGGAGAATTTTATAGAAAATGTGTATGATAGAGTGTGTGGAGATCTTACAAGCTACAGTTTCTCAAAAACTTTTTTTCGATTTCACACTGCCCCACCTAAGAATCCAAATGATCGTATCATGTGTGTTGGGTGGATTTCAAACCTGCGGCACTTCGTTCAAGTTTATTTGAAACCGAAATTTCCTATACCACTCACATCACAGAAGTGGACAACTAATTCAACAACAAAAGTCGAGACTTGGCCAAACCATTTTTGTGGAAAGGATGCAAGAGTTCACCAAGCTGAGCGAAATTGA
- the LOC131643493 gene encoding proteasome subunit alpha type-5: MFLTRTEYDRGVNTFSPEGRLFQVEYAIEAIKLGSTAIGLKTKEGVVLAVEKRITSPLLEPSSVEKIMEIDDHIGCAMSGLIADARTLVEHARVETQNHRFSYGEPMTVESTTQALCDLALRFGEGDEESMSRPFGVSLLIAGHDENGPSLYYTDPSGTFWQCNAKAIGSGSEGADSSLQEQYNKDLSLQEAETIALSILKQVMEEKVTPNNVDIARVAPAYHLYTPSEVEAVISRL, encoded by the exons ATGTTTCTCACAAG GACTGAGTATGACCGAGGAGTCAACACCTTTTCTCCTGAAGGCCGTTTGTTTCAGGTTGAATATGCAATCGAAGCCATCAAG CTTGGATCCACTGCAATCGGTTTGAAGACCAAAGAGGGTGTTGTCCTTGCAGTTGAAAAGCGTATTACTTCCCCTCTACTG GAGCCTAGCAGCGTTGAGAAAATTATGGAAATTGATGACCATATTGGTTGTGCAATGAGTGGATTGATTGCTGATGCTCGTACACTTGTTGAGCATGCACGAGTTGAAACTCAG AATCATAGGTTCTCTTACGGTGAACCGATGACTGTAGAGTCCACAACTCAAGCTCTTTGTGACCTAGCTTTGCGCTTCGGTGAAGGCGATGAAGAATCAATG TCTCGACCATTTGGAGTGTCTCTCCTCATTGCTGGCCATGACGAGAATGGACCTAGCTT ATATTATACTGATCCTTCTGGCACATTCTGGCAATGCAACGCAAAAGCCATTGGTTCAGGATCAGAAGGTGCTGACAGTTCTCTGCAAGAACAATACAACAAG GACTTGTCTCTTCAAGAAGCTGAGACTATTGCTTTATCCATTCTGAAACAAGTTATGGAAGAGAAG GTCACTCCCAACAACGTTGACATTGCCAGGGTGGCTCCAGCATATCATCTTTATACCCCTTCTGAAGTGGAAGCTGTGATAAGTCGCCTATGA
- the LOC131643494 gene encoding uncharacterized protein LOC131643494, whose amino-acid sequence MGSIPSTPRRGSEFSPETVEYLIGTFVGGESFPLSSEFWQKLLELPLNVQWPGERVQQACELLAKNNCHTRHLAKLLFHLACYLQEFMSTSDVPPLVYEKAANAVYISSVFLKHLIESGFQLYLSFDGDEAVLRDVLGDQTIENLVMRNVLNFIVSVEVSPNTFLLHLELLNFMIIAMSTQLLCGPSPGPNDVNPFLDAAMAQDSSLVGLVVRKLLLNFIIRRKVPFNRATYPILYDESQSSVLQRVGSAAANIVLLPFSYLVSSSGEGSRNAIADSSLDALLVLIHYHKCAVSEDYSAIENKKSSASDLLLKENPHFSDNPYCKALEHAIDCELDRVDVEGNAHSGQHIKLPFASLFDTLGMCLTDETAVLLLYSLLQGNSSFLEYVLVRTDMDTLLMPILEALYNAPTRTANQIYMLLIVCLILSQDSSFNASIHKLILTGVPWYKERLLHQTSLGSLMVIILIRTVQYNLSKLRDVYLHTTCLATLANMAPHIHRLSAYASQRLVSLFDMLSRKYNKLADRRDNKLHIAKGNSIEGNNFVEDVSTELQIYTDFLRLVLEIINAILTYALPRNPEVVYAVMHRQEVFQPYKSHPRFHELLENIYTVLDFFNTRMDAQRVDGDWSVNEVLQVIIVNCRSWRGDGMKMFTQLRFMYEQESHPEEFFIPYVWQLVLSHCGFTFNTEAINLFPVDLHPEKLENGVVESTLLNGDFDKPEYQLDP is encoded by the exons ATGGGGTCGATACCGTCAACGCCGCGTAGAGGTAGTGAATTCTCGCCGGAGACGGTGGAGTATCTGATCGGGACTTTTGTTGGCGGTGAATCCTTTCCTCTGTCGTCGGAGTTTTGGCAGAAATTGCTGGAGCTTCCTCTCAATGTTCAATGGCCTGGTGAACGTGTTCAACAAGCTTGTGAGCTATTAG CCAAAAACAATTGTCACACCAGGCATCTTGCAAAGCTTTTGTTTCATCTAGCATGCTACTTGCAAGAGTTCATGTCTACTTCTGATGTGCCACCTTTGGTTTATGAGAAGGCTGCTAATGCAGTGTATATCAGTTCTGTGTTTTTGAAGCACCTGATTGAAAGTGGCTTCCAGTTATACCTTTCTTTCGATGGTGATGAAGCTGTACTGAGGGATGTTTTGGGAG ATCAAACCATTGAAAATCTTGTAATGCGGAATGTACTGAACTTTATAGTATCAGTAGAAGTGAG TCCCAACACATTTCTTCTACATCTAGAGCTGCTTAATTTCATGATTATTGCAATGTCAACTCAGCTTCTCTGTGGACCATCTCCTGGACCAAATGATGTGAATCCATTTCTTGATGCCGCAATGGCTCAG GACAGCTCTCTGGTTGGTTTAGTTGTCCGTAAATTACTTCTAAATTTCATTATCCGCCGTAAGGTTCCATTTAATAGGGCAACTTATCCCATCTTGTATGACGAAAGTCAGAGTAGTGTGCTGCAGAGAGTTGGTTCTGCAGCTG CAAATATTGTTTTATTGCCATTCAGTTATTTGGTCAGTTCAAGCGGTGAAGGGTCAAGAAATGCTATAGCGGATAGCAGTCTTGACGCGCTTCTTGTTCTCATTCATTATCATAAATGTGCTGTGAGTGAAGACTACTCTgccattgaaaataaaaaatcttcAGCTTCAGATTTATTACTCAAAGAAAATCCTCATTTTTCTGATAACCCTTACTGCAAAGCCTTAGAGCATGCAATTGACTGTGAAT TGGATCGTGTAGACGTTGAAGGAAATGCGCACAGTGGTCAACACATAAAGTTACCTTTTGCTTCTTTGTTTGATACCCTTGGCAT GTGCTTAACTGATGAGACAGCGGTCCTACTGCTTTACTCGTTGTTGCAAGGAAATTCTTCCTTTTTGGAGTATGTCTTGGTGCGGACTGATATGGATACTTTG TTAATGCCGATTCTGGAAGCTCTATACAATGCTCCAACAAGGACAGCTAATCAAATATACATGCTGCTGATTGTATGTCTTATACTTAGTCAAGACTCTTCTTTCAATGCAAGCATTCATAAGTTG ATATTGACGGGTGTTCCATGGTACAAAGAACGTCTCCTCCATCAGACCTCTCTTGGTTCTCTTATGGTCATAATTCTTATCAGAACTGTACAGTATAATTTGTCCAAACTACGG GATGTATATCTCCACACAACATGTCTGGCAACTTTGGCTAACATGGCACCTCATATCCATCGTTTGAGTGCATATGCATCTCAAAGACTAGTTAGCCTTTTTGATATGCTTTCACGCAA GTATAATAAATTAGCTGATCGCAGAGATAATAAGCTTCATATTGCTAAAGGAAACTCAATTGAAGGAAACAACTTTGTAGAAGatgtg TCAACTGAATTGCAAATTTATACTGACTTCTTGAGGCTTGTACTAGAAATAATAAATGCAATTCTGACTTATGCACTGCCTCGGAACCCAgag GTAGTGTATGCAGTAATGCacaggcaggaagtctttcagcCATACAAGAGTCACCCACGCTTCCACGAACTCCTTGAAAACATTTACACC GTATTAGATTTTTTCAATACTCGTATGGATGCTCAAAGAGTGGACGGTGACTGGTCAGTCAATGAAGTGCTCCAAGTGATAATCGTCAATTGTCGTTCTTGGAGGGGTGATGGGATGAAG ATGTTTACTCAACTGCGCTTCATGTATGAACAAGAGAGCCATCCAGAGGAGTTTTTTATCCCATATGTCTGGCAGCTTGTACTATCCCATTG TGGATTTACATTCAACACAGAAGCCATAAATTTGTTTCCAGTTGATCTACACCCAGAA AAACTTGAAAATGGGGTGGTGGAAAGCACACTCCTAAATGGTGATTTTGACAAGCCTGAGTATCAGCTTGATCCATAG